In Oceanobacillus sp. FSL K6-2867, one DNA window encodes the following:
- a CDS encoding oxidoreductase, which translates to MKRYLLFGAGVVVIALVIMAVIYHQSSNQVTLPQSALLNNSQGNSQEELEQAQPEPIQPVNLDEAVAYSLQNDQLNISFNNGEDWVEVPVEKDQLFAGEYNGNKQALIDNSYVMTEERVGFLYSEGTDWDAQQIVFLYSVDQGETWEKSIISERFTVMRFRKVDFLNDRFGYAIFSGGRTMSQESSVVFLTHDGGKSWEETTNTEVTTLISDGNFVDETTGFLSYGTINPVEPMLYVTQDGGNTWNQASIQMPKEYHGVFVIAETPVKEEEQLKMLINQGPNGDYAGGLVKGEFISTDNGQTWDFSKEVPPDEAEHE; encoded by the coding sequence GTGAAACGTTATCTATTATTTGGTGCAGGTGTGGTGGTGATTGCTCTTGTCATAATGGCAGTAATCTATCACCAAAGCTCTAATCAAGTCACGCTCCCACAATCTGCACTGTTAAATAACTCGCAGGGAAACAGTCAGGAAGAATTAGAACAAGCTCAACCAGAACCAATACAACCAGTTAACCTAGATGAAGCAGTTGCGTATTCTTTACAAAATGATCAACTTAACATTAGCTTTAATAATGGAGAGGATTGGGTTGAGGTTCCAGTTGAAAAGGACCAGCTATTTGCTGGTGAATACAATGGAAACAAGCAAGCGCTAATTGACAATAGCTATGTTATGACGGAAGAGCGAGTAGGTTTTCTATATTCGGAAGGAACCGATTGGGATGCACAGCAAATCGTTTTTCTTTATTCTGTCGATCAGGGTGAAACATGGGAGAAGTCCATTATTTCCGAAAGATTTACGGTAATGCGTTTTAGAAAGGTAGACTTTTTAAACGATCGTTTTGGATATGCGATTTTCTCTGGTGGTCGAACGATGTCTCAAGAATCATCCGTAGTTTTTCTAACACATGACGGTGGAAAGAGTTGGGAAGAAACAACCAATACAGAAGTGACAACACTTATTTCGGATGGTAACTTTGTGGATGAAACTACAGGTTTTCTGTCCTATGGAACGATTAATCCGGTAGAACCGATGCTTTATGTTACCCAAGACGGGGGAAATACGTGGAATCAAGCATCTATACAGATGCCTAAGGAATATCATGGGGTTTTTGTAATTGCAGAAACTCCAGTAAAAGAGGAAGAGCAGCTGAAGATGTTGATAAATCAAGGGCCAAATGGTGATTATGCAGGCGGTCTTGTCAAGGGGGAATTTATCTCAACGGATAACGGTCAAACATGGGATTTTTCAAAGGAGGTTCCGCCAGATGAAGCAGAACACGAGTAA